The Branchiostoma floridae strain S238N-H82 chromosome 6, Bfl_VNyyK, whole genome shotgun sequence genomic interval gtgagtgagtgagtgagtgagtgagtgagtgagtgagtgagtgagtgagtctgaATGTGGAGTAGAGTGAGTGTACCTCACATATAGTTACGGTGCAGCGTGGCGTGccatacacatgcatgtatctCATGATGATACGTGATACATTTACGACAATTTCGTGTGTATATCTACATCTCACGTTCCTCTATACCTCACTTGTAGCGTCACACCTCTTGTGCAGTGCCGTTTCGCACGTACCTCACGCGTAGCGCCCTATCTTTGTGCCATGCCTCACCTGTTCTGTACCGGGCAGTGTTGACAGTGGGGACAGTGAACATCAGATCTCACCTGTTCTGTACCAGGCAGTGTTGACAGTGGGGACAGTGAACATCAGATCTCACCTGTTCTGTACCGGGCAGTGTTGACAGTGGGGACAGTAAACATCAGATCTCACCTGTTCTGTACCGGGCAGTGTTGACAGTGGGGACAGTGAACATCAGATCTCACCTGTTCTGTACCGGGCAGTGTTGACAGTGGGGACAGTGAACATCAGATCTCACCTGTTCTGTACCGGGCAGTGTTGACAGTGGGGACAGTGAACATCAGATCTCACCTGTTCTGTACCGGGCAGTGTTGACAGTGGGGACAGTGAACATCAGATCTCACCTGTTCTGTACCGGGCAGTGTTGACAATGGGGACAGTGAACATCAGATCTCACCTGTTCTGTACCAGGCAGTGTTGACAGTGGGGACAGTGAACATCAGATCTCACCTGTTCTGTACCGGGCAGTGTTGACAGTGGGGACAGTGAACATCAGATCTCACCTGTTCTGTACCGGGCAGTGTTGACAGTGGGGACAGTGAACATCAGATCTCACCTGTTCTGTACCAGGCAGTGTTGACAGTGGGGACAGTGAACATCATATCTCCGATGACCTGCATAAGCGGGTCCTGTTCCATCTTGTACAGGTCCAGCAGGGGATCGGAGATGAACTTGCTCACGTCAATATATACATCCGTCTGTCCATTCATACACTGGGAAAGAACTGACGGAATTAAGTGTcgagaaatatatatatagaatacaacccattgtacatgtattccgtatcacccggggtaccagcccgaccgttGGTAGGATTGCGTAACGGCCGAGGGTGACCCGACCCGCGgaagggctgggaccgagggtgatgcgaaATACACGGTGTTGtactttatttatgtcatacccacctgagaaaacaaatgttttcatgCGAGATGCGCCAGATGTTGAGCATAtgtggtgccctcgaacaaaaattgttacacagcaatgttccaacgacCAAATCAGGTATTTGACTTTTCAACCGCGCCACACTCGGCGCGCGCAGAGTACATTCAaattattcgatggaagcctgtgtgataaaacttcgaaaACTTATGTAGCTATCCTCTTTGGAAGATATTTAGATTTCAACAAACACACCCTTGTATTACCAGAACAAGCTTCTAGTAGGCCCAAACCTATGTCCATTCTTCCTCagcccaagagctatctattaCTTCAATgttacaacaataacaataacaataacacacacaaacacacacacacacacacacacatggacaaATGCACTGTTTTCGTATTCCCCTTTATGCAGCGGGAAGGGCATTAATTAGTGTTACTGATGAAACAAATTATTGCGTAATGTCTGAGGGAGAAAAAATAAGTGGATGGTTCTGGTTATCTCACCTGGAAATAGTCCCTATATCCAGCGGCGATTATGCTCCGTATTTGGTCTCTGTCCTTCTCGCCAATGAAATGCCAGTCTAGGGCAATGACATGCCCCATCTCGTGATTGGTGACACCCATGAGATACTCGATGTTCTTCGCCGATCCGTTCTTCAGCAGCGTTGTCGGCTGATCCGGTAGAAAGAATCCGTCCACCGCAGGCTGGTGTCTCCAGCCCCAGGCATTGACAAAATCTTCTGCAGATAAATTTCTCAGACCAAGGTTCAGACACTCCAGCGTTTCCGAGGGAGAGGGACGAGTGCACAACCTcgacaacaagaagaagatgttCTCTGTGTGGTCTGTATTCGGCTGGGTAGGTATTGTAGAGGCCGCGCCACTCTGGGATATCGCCCGGTGGAACAGCCCGTCAGTGAGAGGGGAGAGCACCAAGAGGCCGACACTATTCCCGCCCGCAGACTGCCCCGCTACGGTCACCTGTCCGGGGTCTCCGCCGAAGACATGGATGTTCTGTTGCACCCAACGGAGCGCAATGATCTGGTCCAAGAACCCGACGTTCCACTGTCCCCCGATTCCCGAAAATCCAAGGATACCCAACCTGCATGGGCAGAAGAGTAATTTGCGGAATGAGAATCTGTGTAGATGCAGATATTTAATGAGAAAGATTTTTTCTTTCGATGTCTCAGACTTAATGTTATTTGCACCCACCTGTAGTTTATTATGACAACGACGATGTTTCCCATCGCGGCAAGGGCCCGACCATCGTACTGTGCACCGCTACCGCTGAACAAACCCCCGCCATGTATGAAGAACAGCACCTACAACAATATCGTGAACTTTCATAACTTTCaattgtgttggtagaagtcattcttgaactagatccaacacaaaaattggactcacccaaatgttATCATTTGATGCATGCGAGCGATTGATtgaaattttcgactgaacagcaccagtctttgtcaaggaatgcacaatccactgctgcagatagaacacgtgactcagtgagcagtggatcataaattGCAGGAATTCTATGGCGTCCACCATCTCTGTTCAGAGATGGCGGTacagctctgatgtagatgacTTCCTTGATGCACCGAGTCATTcggtctcactggacaaagttaaaatcttggacatagagACAGACTTTTTCGCTAGATGGATCAaggaagccatctacatcagagctttacagaGTGtcattggccacagcgaagatctgcgGCAGAACGCACCAGTCAAAGGATATTAACGTTATCAGGTAATCAAACTGCGTTATGAAGAAGGTGCGAATTACCCCGGCACTGCGTTCTGCCGCAGATCTTCGTCGTGACCAATAAaactctgccggctaaactccttcccaagcttatggTACTGCTTAGTATCTTATGCCAcaacaagatctgcttggagattacacggTCGCATCTGATAGGATATATGACGTACCGCTAGCCGAGCCGTAGTGTCCATGGTCGGCGTGTACACGTCCAGGAACAGGCAGTCTTCGCTGATCCTGGCGTGCGGCATGAACAGCGGGATGCTGTGGTAGAACCGCCGGTCTTGGGGGATGTCCTGGGCACAATGGGCGCCGTGCTGGGTAGCGTTTCTAAAGAGAGTTACGAGACTTGTGATTTCTTCATCATTCATAGTAGTTACCTCTATAAAatatcatggaggtaatcattTCACTAACGTTAGCGCTttcgtgtctgtgtgtctttgagcaagataactcaagaaccggTAGAAGAactggtttcatacttggtgtgttggtagggtgtggcAAAAGATGAAAATGgctagattttggaccccctagcggcttttcttGTTAGTGCAGCGAAAATTCCGGCTTTTGACATCTTGTGAGTTCTGTacagctatggtcacaatttcgAGTAAGTATTGTGCTCCTgacaggaagaagtgacatgagTTTGAGCCGTCACGTAACTGATGGTTAGTACTtttagtgggaccgcgtggcgcagtggtaTCATGTGCGGATCTGCACGGAGAagtggcgggttcgaatccgcctgccgtgccacagatcttgtgcccttgggaaaggcactttacacgactttctccactttactcaggtgagagtgagtacctggcttcggctggggccgtccctcggataggacgttaaatggaggtcccgtttATGGGTaaagccacaccccatgcatgttaaagaacccccacacgtgcgatggtgcggtgtagatggaacaaaccattctgtctggagttggtgattcactacaaatcagccgggcggaggcctggcgaaccttcgtgtcgtatcagccacacgttgataacatcattcaccatgccccagagaggagataggcgccgccaggggactaaatgcctattgatacagcacaacatgttgtgctgcccctacggctaattaaagcctacggctgattaaaaggctatgggacgaatgaatgaatgagtactTTTAGAATTACTAAGACCAAGTGAAACTGTAATCAACATTGATTAGAGTTCCACTACATCATACATTCgccaaatgatgttaacctttCTACCTGACGTGTCATGAAGGTATAAGTAATGAATGTCGTACCTGACACCGGTCCACGGctcatgggggaggggggcgtggaaCCTTAACCCTCCCAGCGGCGGCCTGGCGTAGGGCACCCCCAGGAACATGTACACCTGGACCCTGCCGTCCGCCACTCGGGCTGTTCTACCCCGCAGTCTCCCGTTCATGGTGTACGCCACGACATCTTCACCTGGGTCAGAAATCAGACCGAAATAAACGTATATTGGATTCATCAATTATCATTACATGTCCTTATCATGTATATATCATCGTCTTGTAAaatacattcatacattcattcgtTTCTTTATTGATTCAATATAACAGACATGCACATAATGGTAGTCTTGAAATTTACTGGTGGTGGCGTTGGAATTTACAACAGACCCTTAACCTATTCCGTCCGCATATGTACATCAAAACAATATATCTAAAATAGTATACAACATCCTTAACATTAAGTATTCATCATTACAAACGAAGTGTCTAATGCCTTCTTGTACAGATTGATAGCTGTATGTATGCAGTAAAGATGTGCTCTTTCAATATGCTCCGAGTTTCCTCTTCATGCAGTTCAGACTTACAGTAATCAGTTTGTACGTCTCGGTTTTGTTGTGTGCGGAAATGTCGTGGAAGTAGTAACGttacgagagagagagaaatggtttattgcccttgacattaaaaactcttgcagcacatttaaaaaaggctgaattgtcgttTTCTTTACAGTCAGTATTTCAACCTCTAACTAGTTAACACAATTAAAAGGATCGAGTGACATCCACTTGTTTACAATAACTGGTCAGTTGTTACACAAAGAAACATTCAATACTGTTCACAAATTACCCGTCTTGGTTCAGGAGCTTTGCACAGTACGGTAATGTGCTATTAGCGAAACGAGCAGTTTACGTTCCACTGATAAGAAAGACACAAACTGGGGCCAAACATCTACAAACATAACTGATGGATTAGAGCTGGCCTTCTTCTCAGACTTTAGGAGCCGCGGTGTTAGTTTttcttgggggtgggggtggggattCGTGATTTTGATCATGGGCTATGGTGGGTAACTAACGGAGTTTCTGGGTGCCGCTAAACCCTCCTTTCCACCATAGAGAAactttataatctccaagcagatcctacggtagcataagatatagtagtatcaaaagctgccagaggagtgaagtcgggCTAGGAGTCGTGTATTCTCCGGTAGcatacactcctaggccagcttcactcctatggcaacttttgatactatcttatgccatcgaaGGATCTGCGTGGAGATGAAACCTTTCTCCATGTTGAATATCACGAATCAGTGCTCCCCCAAACAATAACGCCGCGGCTCCAGAAGTCAGTGAAGAAATCAAGGAAGGCATGCATATTAAagccccatgcagacccttcctCCTCCCAGCCGTTCGTCCTCAGTCAGCAAACTGACATACGGAAACATCCCGTGGGCGTCGCTTCGTTCATGTCGTTTGTATTATTGGTATAAAACTGCATGTCTCGTCGTAACCTGTCAAGGCAAGGTATCTGGAAAATATCAAGCGTTACACAGGGCTTCGGGCCACACAGATAGGTTACAGCTACTAGTAGTAACGAATAAATATagctttggtttggtttggtttgatacagatctccaaTAGTGACAGATATGCTACTATTCTTCCTGGCGTCCGGGTGATTGTAGAGAATCGCTAactctagacggaaggatttgcaccatcgcactcCGGGGCATGCCCCTGctctttttcgaaaggtgtggtgggttctttaacgtgagTGAGGTGTATCCCTGCCCTCCCCGTACACGGGACctccgaagctaggtactcatttttcacctgagtgaagtgatgaaatgtgtaaaatgcctttcccaagggcacaagatcggggacatggcaggtttcgaacccaggacctcttgggcctgagcccaaagcgccGCCGCACGCGATCCCACCATCCCGACCCACCTCAAGATCCGCGGATAGCGGGGGAAGGGAGAAGATAGGGCTGGATCAGCACCACAGGTTTCCGTCTGAGAGGAACCGGTTATGTATGGGCCAACTCATTAGCCTGATATCCACTAATCCAgacgtattatagctcccaagtctcttctgtcctctccgcaaatacggATTTACGCGGAGAGAGCAGgggagactcgggagctacatgtataatacggctggataccaggctatcaaGTCGTGAAAATTTCAAGATTGTTGTAAAAAGGGGAAAGTTCTCTAATAGCTTAATGCTTATGTACAAGAGTGGCAATTCACAGCGCTTGGGGAATTTGGCATACTGGGAAGAAGTCTTTTAATGCTAATGGTGTTTAGAGATACAACATTCTGCCGTACACTCTACGTTACGGGATTCTAGTAAAGGTTATTCTTGGCAGTACGCTCAGACGGCTTATTCTAGGCAAAAGAACAATCGATGGTTGCCACGTTACATATCTTGTCAAGATTAACTTGCGTTTCACACAGGTGACTAAGGCCTAAGTGGTAATGTCAACGTTCATATGTTCCATGCTAGCCTTCTTTGCAGGCCTTTAGGAGTACTCGTGTTTATCTATTTTAGGGGGTGCTGATTTACGATTTTCAACATCAGGCAAGGGTCTCTAGTgcagatggggggggggggatcagCGCTACCCCAGAAAAAAAGACCAGCGCTCCTGGAAGATCTGCAAGGAGGCTAGTCGCATGCACCGCTAATACCTATCTATTAAATGCACGAACCACAAACGTTGTGCTGTGGATATGCCAATGGCGATATAAACCATATTGTAACGCAAAATATGGCAGCAGATGATTCCTAAGTCCCACTCACCTTGATCTGTAGGGTGTGGTGGTGAGTCGTCGGGCCGGCCGCTGGGGAGACCCGGACACATGACGAGGAGGATCCACCACCAAAACAACGAGGAACACAAGGCCGTGGTCGACTGCATAGCGAAAATCGTCCCACTGCTCTTGAACTCGCCGTTCACCGCTAGCTCTCGTAGCACCTGTCAGAAAGCAGCGCCTTGAATAAGGATGAAGTCAGCGAGGGGTCCTGTGGAGAATTCCGGGGAAGGAGGCTGTAAGACAAAGAAGCACGCCAGGTACAAGCCGTTCTCTCCGCTCCAGGCACAAACACTGCCGCTGTATCCAGGCTTGGCAGGTGGCACGGGGAGGAAAGGCGACCTTTTGTGCTAATCTAATTGGCCTGGCATTCCACTAAAGGATGACTGAGGTTCAAGttcataaaataaaataaaaatctgCACTGCCAACAATTACACGCGCTTGAAAGCGCTGTCACTTGTTCAATTACTTGTATCTTTAATGGGTAACTGGAGTTAGGGTGGGAGTATTTGTCTGACCCAAAACGTAACCCGTGAACTTTCATCCAACCTGCAATATAAGCGTAAAGTGAGTTGATAAAGACCAGATGGAACAGTACAGACTTGTGACAGGTAAGCTCTGCAAGACTTGGCTGCAGGCCTGTATCAATGTGACAACAAATACATCTCAGTCTAACCAAGTTtgatgattcgtaccgtctataaaaatgaaaattcacagagtgatgtcgaatatgtttcccaatacgtacacggcgtttttgtgattttggcgttgtcgtttttcgtaatgactTTATTAGTTcgcattcagtgtatttcacccatttctcatgaaaacacgacctggattgtggaTGATTTAGCCCTCCTTGCGGGAgacaagaaacacacacaatcacaattctactgtcaaaagaaagctaatatatcataaaattagaaATTTATTAATGTTTGTCTAAATgtgtcaccagcttccgaagagagcaaattccaaaagcggggcaagttagggcgcactgtttaacgcggttcaaaatcggaatttatattaacgataacgtcctcggtgtttgtcagttgtaacgcggagggtgaagagTTCATGAACAGTTTGGATGCCTTCCTTCGGTGACAGCCATGGGGGTGACAGCCATGGGTGGAGAGAATCGTGTACCATCAATTGAACCCACCACTTTTACCCCCTCGTGACCAACTTTTTAAGAATTATTTAGCACTAGCACACCAAATATTCAGTTACTCCAATAATCAACAGAAACCACTCTCCTACGCAGTGatatccaacagccaaaccgtctaggatgaaggagaattctttgtacacaaccagtggctacttacatagcttacgtttcgatgtctctcagacaccttcgtcagagcttctaactggagttctgcttctcaccgctatatgtagccgatgtaggtggcgcttttgcagctGAGAAAACAACTCGCAACGATTCTTAGCAGGTCTCACACTTCAATACAGAACAATGCGTCTGTGTCTAAGAAAACCTGTCTCTTATCCCTACAGGAGTTGTCGCGAAGAGGTTTTTCATGGCAGTCAGTGCCTTACAGACAGTCTGNNNNNNNNNNNNNNNNNNNNNNNNNNNNNNNNNNNNNNNNNNNNNNNNNNNNNNNNNNNNNNNNNNNNNNNNNNNNNNNNNNNNNNNNNNNNNNNNNNNNNNNNNNNNNNNNNNNNNNNNNNgcagggcggtcagtaactaAGAGTGACTGttaaaagagcagggcacatccagacaggtggtttggctgttggatgtccctgtgtaggaggatgacataaacaaaaaatCTGTCATTCTATGGTGGAATATTTCTAATAGCTATGTGTAACTTTCCAAAGGGAGTTTGGATAAATCTTTCCAACAACAGATTTAAATTTTGCGCAACTTAGCAATCTGTTAACATTATTCTTACCTGTTAAATctaaaatacaaaaacaaatataaCATTAGCTCATTTTTTTGGTGGAAATGTTAATTGAAATACCCCCTTTAATAATGGTTTACTCGGGTACTTAGATATTTCTCTTTTAAATTGTATTATATGGTAAATAGTAATACATGATGAAGGAACTTTGTGAATATTACGTTATTTGTAATATACATCTGCGTAAGATTTTATTAAAGATCAGAATTTACCGTATGTATTTATGACCAAAGATGCAAAAGCATACGTCATGTTCAATTTGAATCTTCTTGACAGCTTTAATTTCAAAACTGAAATTTTACACTAGTCTCACTATCTTATTGCATTTTTGTAATTAGCAAAATAATggaaatgaaatatgatatgcattttgaacctttatctaaaCCAGAAGGTAACAAAATATTAGTAACAAAATCTGAAAGCTGGAATTACGAGTGGAAATCCGGTGACCCTACCCAACACTGACATCCTGGTTGGAATGCGAGCGATCCTGCCAAAAACCACCTGCTGACTGGAATTCCATCAATCTGTGACCAACTGTCCCGGTTTTCTAATAATAGCTCCAGCCCAAAGGGAGTCTGTATGACCCACTTTCTACCAGCAACTGGAATTCCACCAGCCCTGCCCAACACTGGCTACATGACTGACTGGAATTATAAACATTCCTATGGACGagcattcctgtggacacaatcctgtacaattcctagaattcttgcACACTGAACACAATATTAAACCATTTTCCTTGCCCCTGTTGCGTCGCCCAAAGAAACGATGCAATTTCCGTCAATGCGTAGGGGGTGCCTGGCATGACTGAATAGAAAGTTTCTCAGACAAATTTGCAACATcgtaattacaaaatgtacgcAATTGTTCCCCACTGATGAAAAGTGAggggtacaatgtatattcaagCTACCTTAATCTAAATGACGCATGGAGAAACGCAGTCAAACAATTTCCGTCCACGCGTAGGTGTTGTCTCAAATGACTTTCTAACTTGGCGCATTCTCAATTGTAGAGTGTTCGCTTTGCATTAGGGAAGTTGCAAATGCAATACCCAGTGTGGCAGAGTCATGTACAAAGACTTTAAAACTCAGCACACATAGCGATTTCTCTGGCTAGCATTCagaagttatttttttttatgagAAAGAATACAGGAGCTAAACACACAACGCTACCAACAGACTGTACCCTTGCTGTAGACAAGTGTGGCCTAAGATATACAGACAGGTGCGTCTAACCAAGATGGCTGGTGACATTTACTTTAAACCAAATGAAgtctagtctcgtgttctctcgtgagatcgagactaggccaTTCTCCCTGgccaagatgtgctgtcagacatcgaaaatttggagatacgttctctacctttaaaacagtcactgttgaaaaaaaagttgcttgTAACTGTacacatacgtgactgatgaacctctttaaCGAAACCCAGTGAAATAATATCCGTCCATGCGTAGGTGGTGCCAGAAAGGACTTCCATACTTTTCCTCATTACCAAAGATGTTTCTTCAAAACAACAGCAACTATCTCAGACAAATTTGTAGGAACatgattgttgttggtaattGTACCCTACTGATGAATAGTGATGTGTATGGTGTATATTCATGTTGCCCTTAATTGAAACGAAGCGGGAAGAAAATTTAACGAAGTTCGATCAGTCACCAGGATGCTGCGAAGCAAGGCACTCACCCTGTTCCTTCTGTTCTCCACACTTGGACACTGCATGCCTGCAGCGACCCAAagatgtccaagcagatgtactaCCACTATATGTGGACTGCACAAGTTTGACTGTCATTGTCCATTATATAGCCTACTAGAGAAGTCCCCATGCTCCTGGAAAGGACATGGAGGTAAAACGTACAACTTCTATTGGTGTATCAATGCCGTACCAACTGGTTTCCAGAAAGGAACTCNNNNNNNNNNNNNNNNNNNNNNNNNNNNNNNNNNNNNNNNNNNNNNNNNNNNNNNNNNNNNNNNNNNNNNNNNNNNNNNNNNNNNNNNNNNNNNNNNNNNAAACATGTTATTCAGAAGCTATTTGTTCCCGTAATGTCCATCTGCCGAGAAATCGTCAATTACTGAGTCAGACATGTATGTCTGATACCAGACGAAGGTTCGGGTGATTTGTAGGGAATCGTCAACCCCAGTCAGAGTGATTTGAGATCCAGTGATATGAAATTAATTCAATGAATGAAAGGTTTAATGGATATATTATCAACTGAAATTAGGAACGTTTTATGCTTATTATGTAGATTCAGCCTCTTTCTAAATGGTATGTTAGATATTCTTGTTATGGAGGGTTTTTTTCCCAAGAAATTAATACAAGCATATTTTTTGCCCTCAGAACCGGACACTTTTCATGGGCTTGATAGGCTAAGATTCTTGTACCTCAACAAGAACGCGATCTCAAGCATATCACCGAATGCATTCCGTGGGCTGCCTCGTATCTCAATCCTAGAGTTGTTCCAGAACCAGCTGACTTCCGTGCCCGTTGAGGCCCTCCTGCAACTTGCAGCCTTGACAAGCACATACCTAAACCATAATAACATCAGAACCATCAGCAGCAATGTCCTGCAATTAAAGCAAAACAAGAACCTGCAAGTTCAGGTAGACAACAACACATTACGATGTGACAAGAACCTGAAGTGGTTCATCTGCAACCTGCCACACCTGCAGCACATCAGTGATCGCTACCACCTGACGTGTGCAGCACCTGCTGACCTCCAGGGAACCGTCCTCACCACCCTTATGCAAGATGTGTGCCAGGACAACACGGGCAGGTCACATGTGAGCATCGTCTCCACCACACAAGTTGGGTCTCTAAGAAGCCCCAAAGATTACAAAGTGTCCATCGCAAGTTCCAAACATGACGACGAACTGCCAATCacaagtcccaaacatgacAACGTGGCCATTACGAGTCCATACGACAAGACCAGTCCCACGGACGAGGAAACGGAGTTTCTGTACACAGATGACGTGCCTGTCTATCAGCATACAACGGAGATTCTCCGTGTGGTTAATCTAGGCGGCAACCCCATCATCAACACATATGCCAACAGCACCTATGTCCTGGCCATGATCTGTGCTGTTCTTGTGCCCCTACTCCTAGTGTTAGCATCGACAGGTTTCCTCTTACGATCACGACCAACCAACCGGGACGGATGAGGAAGAAGCAGAAGGAAGCCAGAACATTGAACCGTATGCAGTTGTCTACTCTGCCTCTACCGAACTGCAAGCATCTGCAAACAACTCACCAACAGACAGTCAACCCGCCCCTACCCAGTCATCGGCAGACAGCGAGACTATCCAGCCTTATGCAGTAGCCTACGATGAGGACCAAGAGCCAAAGTCTGACATCCAGCCATATGCAGTGGCCTACAAAGACGATCAAGAGCAAGACGACAGCTGTAATATCCCACTGTATGCAGCAGGATGTACCAACACACCACATGCTGCTGACGGCAACACAGATGCAGGTTCTACATCGCTGCAAAACATCACCAACCGACAGGCGGCAATGGTAGATCAACACGCCGTCCAACCAGAGAATCAGTCCCCGCTAACAGATGCAGACGAAGAGCCAGAACATGTGGACGAAGAAGAGGA includes:
- the LOC118418191 gene encoding carboxylesterase 5A-like, with translation MCPGLPSGRPDDSPPHPTDQGEDVVAYTMNGRLRGRTARVADGRVQVYMFLGVPYARPPLGGLRFHAPLPHEPWTGVRNATQHGAHCAQDIPQDRRFYHSIPLFMPHARISEDCLFLDVYTPTMDTTARLAVLFFIHGGGLFSGSGAQYDGRALAAMGNIVVVIINYRLGILGFSGIGGQWNVGFLDQIIALRWVQQNIHVFGGDPGQVTVAGQSAGGNSVGLLVLSPLTDGLFHRAISQSGAASTIPTQPNTDHTENIFFLLSRLCTRPSPSETLECLNLGLRNLSAEDFVNAWGWRHQPAVDGFFLPDQPTTLLKNGSAKNIEYLMGVTNHEMGHVIALDWHFIGEKDRDQIRSIIAAGYRDYFQCMNGQTDVYIDVSKFISDPLLDLYKMEQDPLMQVIGDMMFTVPTVNTAWYRTDTPVYLYEFQHRPSWHHSRPAHVKADHGDELLFVFGAPFFDWPRNPADPAWRVNFTEEERVLSRKILTYWTNFVKTGDPNRGDTEPTSTFDLEAWPRYSRENQEYLQLDLDISTAHRLKEEKVKLINDMLACSNSSVSSSGLDRTVMTLCVLMLCFYYGLL